CTTCGACGCGGTGCTGTGGGTGGGCCCGCCCCACGCCAGCCGGCTCTGGCGCGAGCTGCTCGCGCGCCGCGACCCGGGCACCACGGCGGTGGCGCCGCGCTACGACGACGGGCGCACCGTGCGGTTCTCCACGGCGTCGGATCCCGCGGTGATCGCCGCGACCGCCGCGCCGCCCTGGCCGGGAACCCGGGTGCTGTTTTTGCAGCACCCCTCCGACCCGGTGGTCTGGTGGTCGCCGGATCTGCTGTTCTCCGAACCGGATTGGCTGGCGGAACCGCCCGGGTCGGATCGCACCGCGTCGATGCGCTGGTATCCGATCGTCACGTTCTGGCAGGTCGCGTTCGACATCACCAACGGCGAGGGTGCGCCGCCGGACCACGGCCACAACTACGGCGACAGCGTGCTCGACGGCTGGGTGGCGGTGCTCGCACCGCCGAACTGGAGAGGGGCCGACACCGAACGGCTGCGCGCCGCCCTGCACGACGACGCGGCCGCGGCGGTGCCGTGAGAGGCCGCCGGATGCGGGCGCTGGGCCTGGCGGCCGGGCTGCTCGGGTGGAGTGCGCTGGGCCCGCGGCTGCCGCACCGCTGGCGCACGCCGGTGCAGGCCGCCGCCGGCACGGCGATGGCCCTCGCCGGCCGGGCCCGGCTCGGGCTGGGACCGCCGGCGGTCTGGCCGGGCCTGCGCTGGGGAGTGCCGGCGGCCGCCGGCGCGGCCGCCGCGGTCGCGGCCACCACGGCGCTGCCGGCGGTGCGTCTGGCGATGGGCGCGCGGGAGCTGCCGCCGATCGTGCCGTGGCTGAGCTGGCAGATCCCGGTCGGCACGGTGTGGGCCGAGGAGAGCGCCTACCGCGGGGCGCTGGGATCAGCCGCCGCCGCGGCGTTCGGGCCGGCGCGCGGCCGGCTGCTGCAGGCGGCGACGTTCGGGCTCTCCCACATCGCCGACGCGCGCAGAGCCGGCGATCCGGTGCTGCCCACCGTGGTGGCCACCGGTGCGGCGGGATGGCTGTTGGGGTGGCTCGCCGACCGCACCGGCAGCCTATCGGCGCCGCTGCTGGCGCATCTGGGCATCAACGAGTCCGGGGCGCTGGCCGCGCTGAGCGTGCAACGGCGGGCGGGGCGCTGAACCGATGGCACCTGTTCGGGTCGATCCCGCCGCCACCCGCGCCGCGGTGCTCGCCGTCGCCGACTGGCTGCGCTGCGAACCCCCGGACGGCGCCGCCCCCGGGCGCGGCGAGCTGGCCGCCGCGGTGCGCCTGACCGCGCGCACCCTGGCCGCCGTCGCCCCCGGGGCCGCCGTGGAGGTGCGCATCCCGCCGTTCGTGGCCGTGCAGTGCCTGCCCGGGCCGCGGCACACCCGCGGCACCCCGCCCAACGTCGCCGAGACCGACCCGCGCACCTGGCTGCGTCTGGCCTGCGGTCTGCTGGATCTGCCCACCGCCGAAGCCGCCGGTGTGATCGAACTCTCCGGCGTTCGCGCAGGTGAGATCGGTCGATGGCTGCCGGTGATGCGCTTGCCCGGCTCGGCCGGTTAGACTGCGACACGTCACTGACCCCGCGCCAGGGAGCCGCCGACCATTGTGACCGCCCAGCAGCCGCCACCCGAGGAGAATCCGCCCCGCGAGGAGTGCGGGGTATTCGGGGTATGGGCCCCCGGCGAGGAAGTCGCCAAACTCACCTACTACGGGCTGTATGCGCTGCAGCACCGCGGCCAGGAGGCCGCCGGCATCGCGGTCGCCGACGGCGCCCAGATGCTGGTGTTCAAGGATCTCGGGCTGGTCAGCCAGGTCTTCGATGAGCAGACGCTGGCCGCCATGAGCGGGCACGTCGCGATCGGGCACTGCCGCTACTCCACCACCGGCTCCACCACCTGGGAGAACACCCAGCCGGTGTTCCGCAACACCGCCGCCGGCACCGGGGTGGCGCTGGGCCACAACGGCAACCTGGTCAACACCGCCGAGCTGCTCGGGCGCGCCCGGGAGGCCGGGCTGGTGGCGACCCACGGCCCCGACACGGCGACCACCGACTCCGATGTGCTCGGCGCGCTGCTGGCGCACGGGTCCGCCGACGCCAGCCTCGAGCAGGCCGCCCGGGAGCTGCTGCCGACCGTGCGCGGAGCGTTCTGCCTGACGTTCATGGACGAGGACACCCTGTATGCCGCCCGGGACCCCTGGGGGGTGCGGCCGCTGTCGCTGGGCCGGCTCGATCGCGGCTGGGTGGTGGCCTCGGAGACCGCGGCGCTCGACATCGTCGGCGCCTCCTTCGTGCGCGACATCGAACCCGGGGAACTGCTGGCCATCGACGCCGACGGGGTGCGCTCCACCCGCTTCGCGCAACCGACCCGGAAAAGCTGCGCGTTCGAGTACGTCTACCTGGCCCGCCCCGACTCCACCCTGGCCGGGCGCTCGGTGCATGCCACCCGGGTGGAGATCGGCCGGCTGCTGGCCCGCGAGGCCCCGGTCGAGGCGGACCTGGTGATCGGGGTGCCCGAGTCGGGCACCCCCGCGGCGGTCGGCTACGCCCAGGAGTCCGGGATCCCGTTCGGACAGGGCCTGATGAAAAACGCCTACGTGGGGCGGACTTTCATCCAACCCTCGCAGACCATCCGGCAGTTGGGCATCCGGCTCAAACTCAACCCGCTGAAGTACGTGATCCGCGGTCAGCGGTTGATCGTCGTCGACGACTCGATCGTGCGGGGCAACACCCAGCGGGCTCTGGTGCGGATGCTGCGGGAGGCCGGGGCACTGGAGGTGCATGTGCGCATCGCCGCGCCGCCGGTGAAGTGGCCGTGTTTCTACGGCATCGACTTCGCCTCGCCGGCCGAGTTGATCGCCAACGTCGTCGAGGACGAGGCGGAGATGGTCGAGGCGGTGCGGCGCGTCATCGGCGCCGACAGCCTCGGCTACGTCTCCAAAGAGGGCATGATCGCCGCGATCGAACATCCCGCGGCACAGCTGTGCACCGCCTGCTTCGACGGCAACTACCCGATCGCGCTGCCCGAGGAGACCGCGTTGGGCAAAAACGTGGTCGAGCAGATGCTGGCCAACGCCGCGATGCGGGCCGGCAGCGGCGCGGAGCACTCCGACGTCGCCGCGGCGCACCGGCCCTGACCCCCGGCGGGCACGACGGGTCACGACGGGCTTTGTCGCGCCCTGCCCGTCGCGCAGCAAGCGCGCAGGAAGTAGGTCTACGGGCTCGGTTGCACCGCTTCCCGGAACTCTTCGATGGCATCCAGCGTGTGAGTCAAGCTGCGTCCGGGCAGGACGACTTGCACCCACGTCACCCCGGCGTCGGCAAGGCGCTGCACCCCTTCGAGGTAGGCATCGGCGTTGAAGTTTGGGCTGCCCGGATGGCCGCCCTGCAGATTGGTGAAGCTGATGTCGATCGTCGACCAGTCGCGATCGATGCTCTCGCACCGCCGTTTGAGGTCCTCGATACCTGCCGTCAGGGCACTCAGGGAGTCCAAGGGAGCAGTGCGGGCCGTTCTGGCCAAGTTCGCCGGGGCCGCGAAAGGCGCCCACCCGTCCCCGCGGGTGACGACGCGTTGGCGGGCCTTCCCGGTATTGCCGCCGATCCATATCGGTGGGTGCGGTTGGGTTGCCGGCCGCGGATGCGCGGTGATCCCGCGAGCCGTGAAGTGCCGTCCCTCGACGGTGATGTCGTCGCCGGTCCAGATCGCCCGGATGACGTCCAGACTCTCCTCGACGAGGAGCGTACGCTCCTCGAAATCGACGCCGAGCGCGTCGAACTCCGCCCTGAGGTAACCGGCGCCGACTGCCAGCGTGAATCGTCCGCCCGACATCAGGTCGAGGGTGGCGCCGGACTTTGCGACGACGAACGGGTTGCGATAGGGCAGGACAACGACGTTGGGGATTAGCCGCAAGGTGGTGGTGTGGGCAGCAGCGAACCCCATGGCAACGAAAGGGTCCAAGCTGTCATGGCCGCCTGCATCGAGCCATCGTTGGGTGGGGGCGGGGTGATCGGTGAAACCGAAGCCGTGAAAGCCGGCCGCTTCGGCCGCGCGAGCAACCGCGATCACCCCTGCCCCGGAAACAAGTTCCGGGTCGCACGGGTGGGTGATGATCGGGTGGGTGATGGTAAACCGCATCATGACCTTTCATTTTCTCGCGTTCTGCGCGCCCGTCACGTCCCCGCGCCTGGTTGCGGGGCGCCGAGGATGTATTCGCCGGTGACCGGGTGGTGATACCAGCCTCCGGCCGCGCTGGTACCGCCGTCGACGTGGATGGTCTGGCCGGTCACGTAGGCGCCGAGTTCGGTCGCCAGGAACAACGCTGCTCCACCCATTTCATGAACGTGTCCGGCCCGGGCCGCGGGCACGTTGTTGGCGGCGTTGGCCAGCGATTCCGGCGTTCCGATTCGCTCCAAACCCTCGGTGAGGGTGAAGTCGGGGGCCAGGCAGTTGACTCGGATCCGATGTGGCGCCAACTCCAGGGCCGCGGTCTTGGTGAAATTGATGACGCCGGCTTTGGCTGCGGCATAGGCCGCGTAACCGGGTGCAGCGCGGGTGCCCTCGATGGTGGCGATATTGATGATGCTGCCAACTGCTTGATGCTGCACGATGATCCGCGCGACACGTTGTGTGCAGAGCAAGACGTGGGTGAGGTTGGAGCGGATCAGGCTGTCCCACCCGTTGATCGAGGTGTCGAGTAAGGGGGATTTGAACACCCCTCCGGCGTTGTTGACCAGTACGGTCGGTATTCCGACCTCCTCGACGGTCCTCGACAGTGCCCCGTCAACTTGTTCGGGATCTCGGACGTCGATCACGCAGGCGAGACCGCCGACCGAGGAAGTGACCGTCTGCGCGGTCTGCGCATCTTTTTCCCAGATCACCACCCGGGCACCGTATTCGGCGAATGTTTCGGCGATACCGCGGCCGATGCCCGAACCGCCACCGGTGACGACGGCCACTTTCCCGTCCAGTGATGCCGCGTGCCTGGATAACGTCATGGACAGCCCCTCGTAGCAATGTGCGGGTCAGTAGGTGATTTGCACCGGTTCTCGGTGTCGGAAAACGGGGCCGACGACCGCGGTGCACCACCCATTTAAGTAATACATTTGACTTAGGTCAAGGCTCCGCGATTCACTGGCCCGATGTCCACCTCGACGGGAAGCCGAGGTTCCGCCCGGGCCGACAGCACCCGCGGCGCGTTGCTGACCGCCGCGGAGCGGTTGTTCGCCGAACACGGTGTGGAGGCGGTCACCCACCGCCAGATCGTTCAAGGGGCCGGCCAGGGCAACAACGCCGCGGTGGCCTATCACTTCGGCACCAAGAAGGATCTGGTGCGCGCCATCCACGACCGCCACGCGATCTACATCGAGGAGTTGCGTGCCGTCCGGATATCCGAGACCGGTGAGTCTGCCGATCTGCGCGACTGGGTGAGTTGCCTGGTGCGTCCGCTGACCGATTACTTGGCCTCACTGCCTGGACCCACCTGGTACGCGAGGTTCGCCGCTCAGGTGATGACCGACCCTACCTATCAACGTGTGGTCACCAAGAACTCCTTGGAATCAGAGTCGATGCGTCGTGTTGTCGAACGTATCGGACGAATCCCCCAGTTGCCCAACCATGTTCGGGCGGAAAGGGTGATCATGATGCGAACCATGCTGGTATACACCTGCGCCGCCATCGAACGCGGCTTCGCCGAAGACGCTCAAGGTCCGCGCGCCGACTGGCATGGGGCGGCCAGCGGTCTCATCGATGGCATCGTCGGTGTGTGGCAGGCCCCGGTGACCGATCCGCCGGCTCGCGGGCTTTCTGACCAAACAGGAGCAGAACCCGCCGGCACGTGGTGAGCGCCGTCGGGCGCCGTGAGCGCCCCGCGGGTGCTCGGCGAGCCGGTCGATACCGGCGGTCGACCTCGACCGGTAGCCTCTATCCCGATGACGAAGCGCGACGCAGCCCCCGACGAGCGGGGCGATCACGGGGTGACCTACGCGGCGGCCGGGGTGGACATCGAGGCCGGTGAGCGCGCCGTCGACCTGTTCAAACCGCTGGCGGCCAAGGCCACCCGCCCGGAGGTGCGCGGCGGTCTCGGCGGATTCGCCGGGCTGTTC
This sequence is a window from Mycolicibacillus parakoreensis. Protein-coding genes within it:
- a CDS encoding Rv0804 family intramembrane glutamic endopeptidase, which gives rise to MRALGLAAGLLGWSALGPRLPHRWRTPVQAAAGTAMALAGRARLGLGPPAVWPGLRWGVPAAAGAAAAVAATTALPAVRLAMGARELPPIVPWLSWQIPVGTVWAEESAYRGALGSAAAAAFGPARGRLLQAATFGLSHIADARRAGDPVLPTVVATGAAGWLLGWLADRTGSLSAPLLAHLGINESGALAALSVQRRAGR
- a CDS encoding sterol carrier family protein, whose protein sequence is MAPVRVDPAATRAAVLAVADWLRCEPPDGAAPGRGELAAAVRLTARTLAAVAPGAAVEVRIPPFVAVQCLPGPRHTRGTPPNVAETDPRTWLRLACGLLDLPTAEAAGVIELSGVRAGEIGRWLPVMRLPGSAG
- the purF gene encoding amidophosphoribosyltransferase; this encodes MTAQQPPPEENPPREECGVFGVWAPGEEVAKLTYYGLYALQHRGQEAAGIAVADGAQMLVFKDLGLVSQVFDEQTLAAMSGHVAIGHCRYSTTGSTTWENTQPVFRNTAAGTGVALGHNGNLVNTAELLGRAREAGLVATHGPDTATTDSDVLGALLAHGSADASLEQAARELLPTVRGAFCLTFMDEDTLYAARDPWGVRPLSLGRLDRGWVVASETAALDIVGASFVRDIEPGELLAIDADGVRSTRFAQPTRKSCAFEYVYLARPDSTLAGRSVHATRVEIGRLLAREAPVEADLVIGVPESGTPAAVGYAQESGIPFGQGLMKNAYVGRTFIQPSQTIRQLGIRLKLNPLKYVIRGQRLIVVDDSIVRGNTQRALVRMLREAGALEVHVRIAAPPVKWPCFYGIDFASPAELIANVVEDEAEMVEAVRRVIGADSLGYVSKEGMIAAIEHPAAQLCTACFDGNYPIALPEETALGKNVVEQMLANAAMRAGSGAEHSDVAAAHRP
- a CDS encoding LLM class F420-dependent oxidoreductase gives rise to the protein MRFTITHPIITHPCDPELVSGAGVIAVARAAEAAGFHGFGFTDHPAPTQRWLDAGGHDSLDPFVAMGFAAAHTTTLRLIPNVVVLPYRNPFVVAKSGATLDLMSGGRFTLAVGAGYLRAEFDALGVDFEERTLLVEESLDVIRAIWTGDDITVEGRHFTARGITAHPRPATQPHPPIWIGGNTGKARQRVVTRGDGWAPFAAPANLARTARTAPLDSLSALTAGIEDLKRRCESIDRDWSTIDISFTNLQGGHPGSPNFNADAYLEGVQRLADAGVTWVQVVLPGRSLTHTLDAIEEFREAVQPSP
- a CDS encoding SDR family NAD(P)-dependent oxidoreductase, which gives rise to MTLSRHAASLDGKVAVVTGGGSGIGRGIAETFAEYGARVVIWEKDAQTAQTVTSSVGGLACVIDVRDPEQVDGALSRTVEEVGIPTVLVNNAGGVFKSPLLDTSINGWDSLIRSNLTHVLLCTQRVARIIVQHQAVGSIINIATIEGTRAAPGYAAYAAAKAGVINFTKTAALELAPHRIRVNCLAPDFTLTEGLERIGTPESLANAANNVPAARAGHVHEMGGAALFLATELGAYVTGQTIHVDGGTSAAGGWYHHPVTGEYILGAPQPGAGT
- a CDS encoding TetR/AcrR family transcriptional regulator; the protein is MSTSTGSRGSARADSTRGALLTAAERLFAEHGVEAVTHRQIVQGAGQGNNAAVAYHFGTKKDLVRAIHDRHAIYIEELRAVRISETGESADLRDWVSCLVRPLTDYLASLPGPTWYARFAAQVMTDPTYQRVVTKNSLESESMRRVVERIGRIPQLPNHVRAERVIMMRTMLVYTCAAIERGFAEDAQGPRADWHGAASGLIDGIVGVWQAPVTDPPARGLSDQTGAEPAGTW